One region of Pyramidobacter sp. YE332 genomic DNA includes:
- a CDS encoding DUF401 family protein: MLREFLAMGAAFGFLVFFPKGKLWNGTSLLITGLIMGLGAGQSLRGIAENFTSIVTSPPTMKTIAVILQIGVLSALMKQYDILGRLVEAFKDVFSSAKAVIMILPAAIGMVSVPGGAGISSPFVDELGDSLRLPVFKRAALNLTFRHCAFFLLPTSSSMIVFSNMAPHVSLYKLIALNVVFVAGMEFASYLLYLRGASAPVASRSGGGHTLRGLVSILKYMSPIYVIVLLNGLFKVPMYLSAFASLALILAGWGRRDAKAYARAFWQGLSGQTFVTMLGIYFMQNTVRDLTGIMAAFQTMFVQSSGFRVLLVIAAAALLFGLTTGLSYVPLGVLVPLLTSLHLPPTEELLYCVFIYTWSFNGYFFSPLHLCQTLTLQQMDCSVSALDKGYLPLMIEMAVAPFVIFGLYRAILL, from the coding sequence ATGCTGAGAGAATTTCTGGCAATGGGCGCGGCCTTCGGTTTTCTCGTCTTCTTCCCGAAGGGGAAGCTGTGGAACGGCACCTCGCTGCTGATCACGGGGCTGATCATGGGACTCGGCGCCGGTCAGTCCCTGCGCGGTATCGCGGAAAACTTTACGAGTATCGTCACCTCGCCGCCGACGATGAAAACCATCGCCGTCATCCTGCAGATCGGCGTTCTCAGCGCGCTGATGAAGCAGTACGACATTCTCGGCCGGCTTGTGGAGGCCTTCAAGGACGTTTTTTCGTCGGCCAAAGCGGTGATCATGATCCTGCCGGCGGCGATCGGCATGGTCTCGGTGCCCGGCGGCGCGGGCATCTCCAGCCCTTTCGTCGACGAATTGGGCGACAGCCTCAGGCTGCCCGTGTTCAAGCGCGCGGCGCTCAACCTGACCTTCCGTCACTGCGCCTTCTTCCTGCTGCCGACGAGCAGCTCGATGATCGTTTTCTCCAACATGGCGCCGCACGTCAGCCTGTACAAGCTGATCGCGCTCAACGTCGTTTTTGTCGCCGGCATGGAGTTCGCGTCTTACCTGCTTTACCTGCGCGGCGCCTCGGCGCCGGTCGCTTCGCGCTCCGGCGGCGGGCATACGCTCCGCGGGCTTGTCAGCATTCTCAAATACATGTCGCCGATCTACGTCATCGTGCTGCTCAACGGTCTGTTCAAGGTGCCCATGTACCTGAGCGCCTTCGCTTCGCTGGCGCTGATTCTGGCCGGTTGGGGGCGGCGCGACGCAAAAGCCTACGCGCGCGCGTTCTGGCAGGGGCTCAGCGGCCAAACTTTCGTGACGATGCTGGGCATCTATTTCATGCAGAACACCGTGCGCGATTTGACCGGCATCATGGCCGCCTTCCAGACCATGTTCGTGCAGTCGTCGGGGTTTCGCGTGCTGTTGGTGATCGCGGCCGCGGCGCTGCTCTTCGGCCTCACCACGGGGCTCAGCTACGTGCCGCTGGGCGTTTTGGTGCCGCTGCTGACGAGCCTGCACCTGCCGCCGACGGAAGAGCTGCTCTACTGCGTTTTCATCTACACCTGGAGCTTCAACGGCTATTTCTTTTCGCCCCTGCATCTGTGCCAGACGCTCACCCTGCAGCAGATGGACTGTTCCGTTTCCGCGCTGGACAAAGGATACCTGCCGCTGATGATCGAGATGGCCGTGGCTCCGTTCGTCATTTTCGGCCTGTACAGAGCGATCCTGCTGTGA
- a CDS encoding peptidylprolyl isomerase: MKKLFAAAAALSVLLAGSAFAADQNSGKKVLATVGGETITQADLDQAMSGFDPQQRAAYASPQGQAQLLDNLIDFKVFSRSGHEQKLQNTAKYKEAMGNLEQRLLFTLATEKILDEAGKTPATDKDAQKYYDEHKEIFQVPAAIRASHILIRADKNMPEKDRKAAQEKAADLIRDIKAGKITFEDAAKNNSADGTRSRGGDLGYFSKGQMVPEFEKAAFALKKGEMTAKPVKTDFGYHVIKATDSRDASIRPFAEVKEDIKADLLRQKQVKAIQDERDALRARYGVKIAAPEAPASGDKKPAK; this comes from the coding sequence ATGAAAAAGTTGTTTGCCGCCGCGGCGGCGCTCTCGGTTCTTCTGGCCGGCTCGGCGTTTGCGGCCGACCAAAACTCCGGCAAAAAGGTGCTGGCCACCGTCGGCGGCGAGACGATCACGCAGGCCGACCTCGACCAGGCCATGAGCGGCTTCGACCCGCAGCAGCGCGCGGCCTATGCTTCGCCGCAGGGCCAGGCGCAGCTGTTGGACAACCTGATTGACTTCAAGGTCTTTTCGCGCTCGGGGCACGAGCAGAAGCTGCAGAACACGGCCAAGTACAAGGAGGCCATGGGCAACCTCGAACAGCGCCTGCTCTTCACTTTGGCCACGGAGAAGATTCTCGACGAAGCCGGCAAGACGCCCGCGACCGACAAGGACGCGCAGAAGTATTACGACGAGCATAAGGAGATCTTCCAGGTCCCCGCGGCGATCCGCGCCTCGCACATCCTGATCCGCGCCGACAAGAACATGCCCGAGAAAGATCGCAAGGCCGCTCAGGAAAAGGCCGCCGATCTGATCCGCGACATCAAAGCCGGCAAGATCACGTTCGAGGACGCCGCCAAGAACAACTCCGCCGACGGCACGCGCAGCCGTGGCGGCGACCTGGGCTATTTCAGCAAGGGACAGATGGTGCCCGAGTTCGAAAAGGCCGCCTTCGCCCTGAAAAAGGGCGAGATGACCGCCAAGCCCGTCAAGACCGATTTCGGCTATCACGTCATCAAGGCCACCGACAGCCGCGACGCCTCGATCCGTCCGTTCGCCGAGGTGAAGGAAGACATCAAGGCCGACCTCCTGCGCCAGAAACAGGTCAAGGCCATCCAAGACGAACGCGACGCGCTGCGCGCCCGCTACGGCGTGAAGATCGCCGCGCCCGAGGCGCCCGCCTCCGGCGACAAAAAGCCCGCCAAGTAA
- a CDS encoding ATP-binding cassette domain-containing protein produces MGLCARDYINREVNASLSGGELKRIEIATVLARRAKLSVFDEPEAGIDLWSFQNLIRIFKKMREDIKDSSIVIISHQERILSIADEIVVLAEGRIEKQGPRAEIFPALVGTESAVDVCHKLKQGEA; encoded by the coding sequence GTGGGACTGTGCGCGCGCGACTACATCAACCGCGAGGTGAACGCTTCCCTTTCGGGCGGCGAGCTGAAGCGCATCGAGATCGCCACGGTGCTGGCCCGCCGCGCCAAGCTCTCGGTCTTCGACGAGCCGGAAGCGGGAATCGACCTGTGGAGCTTCCAGAATCTGATCCGCATCTTCAAAAAGATGCGCGAGGACATCAAGGACAGTTCGATCGTCATCATCTCCCATCAGGAACGCATCCTCAGCATCGCCGACGAGATCGTCGTGCTGGCGGAGGGACGCATCGAGAAGCAGGGGCCGCGCGCGGAAATTTTCCCCGCGCTGGTCGGCACGGAGTCGGCCGTCGACGTGTGCCACAAGCTGAAACAGGGGGAGGCTTAA
- a CDS encoding FCD domain-containing protein gives MNKRKEEQLKRILQAIKSGEIVSGGKLPTERELEKHFGMSRLHIRECLNILEAYGVLEIRERQGIFVESHDVSGAFRSLDDFQSAWPVGLYDEISEVRSLVEVPAARFAAQRRNEQDLEHLHEALTMLRRVIALAPPDRGLQGAKWNSIFHNLIATAAHNMVLLRIYESVIALSQSTLNSLILGDIARRPQDIWPDQIIDEHEKLADAIFRQDAETAGKIMKLHLERTYTRYKLSYTVNLERKDNG, from the coding sequence ATGAACAAGAGAAAAGAAGAGCAGCTGAAACGGATCCTTCAGGCCATCAAGAGCGGAGAGATCGTCAGCGGCGGCAAGCTGCCGACGGAACGAGAACTGGAAAAGCATTTCGGCATGTCGCGGCTGCATATCCGCGAGTGTCTGAACATCCTCGAAGCTTACGGCGTGCTGGAGATTCGCGAACGTCAGGGCATTTTCGTGGAAAGCCACGACGTCAGCGGGGCCTTTCGTTCGCTGGACGACTTTCAGTCGGCCTGGCCGGTCGGACTCTATGACGAAATCTCGGAAGTGCGCAGCCTCGTCGAGGTCCCTGCCGCGCGTTTTGCCGCCCAGCGCCGCAACGAACAGGATCTGGAACATCTTCACGAGGCGCTGACCATGCTGCGCCGTGTCATCGCGCTGGCGCCCCCGGACCGAGGATTGCAGGGCGCGAAATGGAACAGCATCTTCCACAATCTGATCGCCACGGCCGCTCATAACATGGTGCTGCTGCGAATTTACGAAAGCGTCATCGCGCTCTCGCAGAGCACGCTGAACTCGCTGATCCTCGGCGACATCGCCCGCCGCCCGCAGGACATCTGGCCCGATCAGATCATCGACGAGCACGAGAAACTGGCCGATGCCATTTTCCGACAGGACGCGGAAACCGCCGGCAAAATCATGAAACTCCATCTCGAACGGACGTACACCCGCTACAAGCTCAGTTACACCGTGAACCTGGAACGCAAGGACAACGGCTAA
- a CDS encoding ATP-binding cassette domain-containing protein, whose protein sequence is MLELKNISFSVAEDVGRKEIIHDLSLKVDNRKFVVVTGPNGGGKSTLARLIAGIEKPTGGRIFLDGEDVTDKSVTERARMGIGFAFQQPVRFKGWRSSTCCVWPSAENFSSARPASIWPKWDCARATTSTAR, encoded by the coding sequence ATGCTGGAATTGAAAAATATTTCCTTCAGCGTCGCCGAGGACGTCGGCCGGAAGGAGATCATCCACGATCTGAGCCTGAAAGTGGACAACAGAAAATTCGTCGTCGTCACCGGCCCGAACGGCGGCGGCAAATCGACGCTGGCGCGCCTCATCGCCGGCATCGAAAAGCCCACGGGCGGCCGCATTTTTCTCGACGGCGAAGACGTCACCGATAAAAGCGTCACCGAGCGCGCCCGCATGGGCATCGGCTTCGCCTTTCAGCAGCCGGTGCGCTTCAAGGGCTGGAGGTCGTCGACCTGCTGCGTCTGGCCGTCGGCAGAGAACTTCTCGTCAGCGAGGCCTGCGAGTATCTGGCCGAAGTGGGACTGTGCGCGCGCGACTACATCAACCGCGAGGTGA
- a CDS encoding IS5 family transposase (programmed frameshift) codes for MEERRYELTSSEWNRIKRMLPPEHPKSGQRGRPAKYDNRRIINGILWLARSGAPWRDLPERYGKWQAVYARFRLWKQRGIFEAIFAALSADADMENLSIDSTSCKVHQSANGRGKTPEGGKKGQAIGMSRGGKNTKIHAIVDGLGNPLALLLSPGNDHDSRHAVSLLGQAEIRGSNVIGDKAYGSQAIREYITSREGSYTIPPKSDNPEPWFIDEHVYKERHLVECFFQKIKWFRRIFTRYDKLDASFFAFVLVAASVILLK; via the exons ATGGAAGAGAGAAGATATGAACTGACCTCCAGCGAGTGGAATCGAATCAAGAGAATGCTGCCGCCCGAACACCCGAAATCAGGTCAACGTGGACGCCCGGCAAAATACGATAACCGCAGGATCATCAATGGGATTCTGTGGCTTGCCAGAAGTGGAGCGCCATGGAGAGATCTTCCGGAGCGTTACGGCAAATGGCAGGCAGTTTACGCACGTTTCAGGCTGTGGAAACAGCGGGGAATATTCGAGGCGATCTTTGCCGCCCTAAGCGCTGATGCCGACATGGAAAATCTCTCTATCGACTCCACGTCCTGCAAAGTACATCAAAGTGCCAACGGGAGAGGGAAAACCCCGGAAGGGGGAAAAAAGGGG CAAGCGATTGGCATGTCCAGAGGCGGCAAGAATACGAAAATTCATGCGATAGTAGATGGTTTAGGCAATCCGCTGGCGCTCCTGCTCAGTCCCGGCAATGACCACGATTCCCGCCATGCCGTGTCCTTGCTCGGGCAAGCGGAAATCAGAGGGAGCAACGTCATCGGCGATAAGGCTTACGGTTCGCAAGCCATCAGAGAGTACATTACTTCTCGGGAGGGAAGTTACACTATCCCGCCGAAGAGCGATAATCCCGAACCGTGGTTTATAGATGAGCATGTTTACAAGGAACGACACTTGGTTGAATGTTTCTTTCAGAAAATCAAATGGTTCCGTAGAATTTTCACCCGCTATGACAAACTTGACGCTTCGTTTTTCGCTTTTGTTCTTGTCGCTGCCAGTGTTATTTTATTGAAATAA
- a CDS encoding manganese efflux pump, with amino-acid sequence MNLNFMFVLNCALLGVGLSMDAFSVSMVNGLNEPRMRARRGCAVAGVYAFFQALMPMAGWVCVRTIVEVFCSFRKIVPWIALILLLGIGGKMVFEGLRGGREDRAALRLTPAVLFLQGIATSIDALSVGFTIANYDCAAALAASLIISAVTFVVCAAGLLIGKRIGTALSGRATILGGAILIGIGLEIFADSVL; translated from the coding sequence GTGAATTTGAATTTCATGTTTGTGCTGAACTGCGCGCTGTTGGGCGTGGGGCTGTCGATGGATGCCTTTTCGGTGTCGATGGTCAACGGGCTGAATGAGCCGCGCATGAGAGCGCGCCGCGGCTGCGCCGTCGCCGGCGTATACGCGTTCTTCCAGGCGCTGATGCCGATGGCGGGCTGGGTCTGCGTGCGCACGATCGTCGAAGTTTTCTGTTCCTTCCGGAAGATCGTGCCGTGGATCGCGCTGATCCTGCTGCTTGGCATCGGCGGCAAGATGGTGTTCGAAGGGCTGCGCGGCGGTCGCGAGGATCGCGCCGCGCTTCGGCTGACGCCCGCCGTGCTGTTTTTGCAGGGGATCGCCACGTCGATCGACGCGCTCTCGGTCGGCTTCACGATCGCCAATTACGACTGCGCCGCGGCGCTGGCGGCCTCGCTGATCATCTCCGCCGTCACGTTCGTGGTCTGCGCGGCGGGACTGCTGATCGGCAAGAGGATCGGCACGGCGCTGTCCGGCCGGGCGACGATCCTCGGCGGCGCGATCCTGATCGGCATCGGCCTCGAGATCTTCGCCGACAGCGTGCTCTAG
- a CDS encoding SufD family Fe-S cluster assembly protein: MVQLDEIQKRLLAEVADLHKVPTGAYNFRANGQLAGRSNTAHIEITSKADGTGIDIRIAPGTKNESVHIPVVVSASGLKETVYNDFYVGDGSDVLIVAGCGIDNCGRQDAEHDGVHRFYVGKNAKVRYVEKHYGSGSGEGKRILNPQTEVYMEDGSSMEMEMVQIKGVDSTQRMTIAELKKDARLVVRERLMTHGDQQAVSGYRVALNGEGSSADVVSRSVARDASFQKFDACIVGNAPCSGHTECDSIIMDRGKILAVPSLEANNVDAQLVHEAAIGKIAGDQIVKLMTLGLSEQQAEEQIINGFLK, translated from the coding sequence ATGGTGCAGCTGGACGAGATCCAAAAACGCCTGCTGGCGGAAGTGGCCGACCTGCACAAGGTCCCGACGGGAGCGTACAACTTCCGCGCCAACGGCCAGCTGGCCGGGCGCAGCAACACCGCCCACATCGAGATCACCTCCAAGGCCGACGGCACGGGGATCGACATCCGCATCGCTCCGGGCACGAAGAACGAGAGCGTGCACATCCCCGTCGTCGTCAGCGCCAGCGGCCTGAAGGAAACGGTCTACAACGACTTTTACGTCGGCGACGGCAGCGACGTGCTCATCGTCGCCGGCTGCGGCATCGACAACTGCGGCCGACAGGACGCCGAACACGACGGCGTGCACCGCTTTTACGTGGGCAAAAACGCCAAAGTCCGCTACGTGGAAAAGCACTACGGTTCCGGCAGCGGCGAGGGCAAGCGCATCCTCAACCCGCAGACGGAAGTTTACATGGAGGACGGCAGCTCCATGGAGATGGAGATGGTGCAGATCAAGGGCGTCGATTCGACGCAGCGCATGACGATCGCCGAGCTGAAAAAGGACGCCCGGCTCGTGGTGCGCGAGCGCCTGATGACGCACGGCGACCAGCAGGCTGTCAGCGGTTACCGAGTTGCGCTGAACGGCGAAGGTTCGAGCGCGGACGTGGTGTCGCGCTCCGTGGCGCGCGACGCGTCGTTTCAGAAGTTCGACGCCTGCATCGTCGGCAACGCGCCGTGCAGCGGGCACACCGAATGCGACTCGATCATCATGGACCGGGGCAAGATCCTCGCCGTGCCCTCGCTGGAAGCCAACAACGTCGACGCGCAGCTCGTCCACGAGGCCGCCATCGGCAAGATCGCCGGCGACCAGATCGTCAAGCTGATGACGCTGGGTCTGAGCGAACAGCAGGCGGAAGAGCAGATCATCAACGGCTTCTTGAAGTAG
- a CDS encoding aminotransferase class I/II-fold pyridoxal phosphate-dependent enzyme: MKYDFTSIIDRHGRDALAVDNLGAGMAPNPPKPGFDSIPMWIADMNFATVPTVPEAMIERAKHPLYGYFAPKKEYYQSIIDWQAKRNGVAGLEAKHIGYENGVLGGVASALNVICSRGGNVLLHSPTYIGFTNTLNNNGWRIVHSPLKRDAQGVWRMDYADMEKKIVENKIHAAIFCSPHNPCGRVWEREEIEKAMEIYRRHDVFVISDEIWSDLTLDGYKHIPTQSVGDDARNRTVALYAPSKTFNLAGLIGSYHIIYNDWLRERIDKESSLSHYNSMNVLSMHALIGAYKPEGYEWVDELRQVLTENVNYAYDYIKEHFDGVDLAKPQGTYMLFIDCEQWCKKHGKTIDEVHRAGSDVGVSWQDGRMFNGPYSIRVNLALPLSRVKEAMARLDKYVFNAR, from the coding sequence ATGAAGTACGATTTCACGAGCATCATCGACCGCCACGGCCGCGACGCCCTCGCCGTAGACAACCTCGGAGCCGGCATGGCCCCTAATCCGCCCAAACCGGGGTTCGACTCGATCCCGATGTGGATCGCCGACATGAACTTCGCCACCGTGCCCACCGTGCCCGAAGCGATGATCGAGCGCGCGAAACATCCGCTCTACGGTTACTTCGCGCCCAAAAAGGAATATTATCAGTCCATCATCGACTGGCAGGCGAAGCGCAACGGCGTCGCCGGGCTCGAAGCGAAGCACATCGGCTACGAGAACGGCGTGCTCGGCGGCGTGGCCAGCGCGCTGAACGTAATCTGTTCGCGGGGCGGCAACGTGCTGCTCCACTCCCCCACCTACATCGGCTTCACCAACACGCTGAACAACAACGGCTGGCGCATCGTCCACTCGCCGCTGAAGCGCGACGCACAGGGCGTGTGGCGCATGGATTACGCCGACATGGAAAAGAAGATCGTGGAAAACAAGATCCACGCCGCCATCTTCTGCTCGCCCCATAATCCCTGCGGCCGCGTTTGGGAACGCGAAGAGATCGAAAAAGCCATGGAGATCTACCGCAGACACGACGTGTTCGTGATCTCCGACGAGATCTGGTCCGATCTGACGCTCGACGGTTATAAGCACATCCCCACGCAGAGCGTCGGCGACGACGCGCGAAACCGCACCGTCGCGCTCTACGCGCCCAGCAAGACCTTCAACCTCGCCGGCCTGATCGGCAGCTACCACATCATCTACAACGACTGGCTGCGCGAGCGCATCGACAAGGAATCGTCGCTGTCGCACTACAACAGCATGAACGTGCTCTCCATGCACGCGCTGATCGGCGCCTACAAGCCCGAGGGCTACGAGTGGGTGGACGAGCTGCGCCAGGTGCTGACGGAAAACGTGAACTACGCTTACGATTACATCAAAGAGCATTTCGACGGCGTCGATCTGGCCAAACCGCAGGGCACCTACATGCTCTTCATCGACTGCGAGCAGTGGTGCAAAAAGCACGGCAAGACCATCGACGAAGTGCACCGGGCCGGTTCCGACGTGGGCGTGTCCTGGCAGGACGGGCGCATGTTCAACGGCCCGTACAGCATCCGCGTCAACCTGGCGCTGCCGCTGTCGCGCGTCAAGGAAGCCATGGCGCGCCTGGACAAGTACGTCTTCAACGCCCGATAA
- a CDS encoding amidohydrolase: MKLIVNARVLPVSAAPIENGAVLVDGTKIAGVGEHLGAPEGTEIIDARGLTLTPGLVDAHTHITTSEEMELYGMSDINEMTNPVTPGLSILDSIYVRDKNVAESREKGGVTCVQTLPGSANVIGGTGAIIKLKQASVVEEMLVKSPSCMKAALGENPIRVYKDNGHRTPTTRMGNAYIMRKTLQDARNYLEKKKCRKDGEAFETNLDMEALSLVLDRKIKLSVHSHRADDICTAVRIAEEFGLDFTIEHCTEGQFIAPWLAAHHVKAAVGPTFGVPVKPELRHQGWETLLALRDAGVHICILTDHPVIPLYGQIVSASLAARAGLTEAEALRCVTLSSAEHLGIEDRVGSIDAGKDADLVLWNGNPLDTRCHPVMTMIDGKVEYRAL; encoded by the coding sequence ATGAAACTTATTGTCAATGCGCGCGTGCTGCCCGTTTCCGCCGCGCCGATCGAGAACGGCGCGGTGCTCGTGGACGGAACGAAGATCGCCGGCGTCGGCGAACACCTCGGCGCTCCCGAAGGCACGGAGATCATCGACGCCCGCGGCCTGACGCTGACGCCCGGCCTGGTCGACGCCCATACCCACATCACCACGTCCGAAGAGATGGAACTGTACGGCATGAGCGACATCAACGAGATGACCAACCCCGTCACGCCCGGGCTGAGCATCCTCGATTCCATCTACGTGCGCGACAAGAACGTGGCCGAATCGCGCGAAAAAGGCGGCGTCACCTGCGTGCAGACTTTGCCCGGCAGCGCCAACGTCATCGGCGGCACCGGCGCCATCATCAAGCTCAAGCAGGCCAGCGTCGTCGAGGAAATGCTCGTCAAATCGCCCTCCTGCATGAAAGCCGCTCTCGGCGAAAACCCGATCCGCGTCTACAAGGACAACGGCCACCGCACGCCCACGACCCGCATGGGCAACGCCTACATCATGCGCAAAACCCTGCAGGACGCCCGCAACTATCTGGAAAAGAAAAAGTGCCGCAAAGACGGCGAAGCCTTCGAGACCAACCTCGACATGGAAGCGCTTTCCCTCGTGCTCGACCGCAAGATCAAGCTCAGCGTCCACAGCCACCGCGCCGACGACATCTGCACCGCCGTGCGCATCGCCGAGGAGTTCGGCCTCGACTTCACCATCGAGCACTGCACCGAAGGTCAGTTCATCGCCCCGTGGCTGGCCGCGCACCACGTCAAGGCCGCCGTCGGCCCCACCTTCGGCGTGCCCGTCAAGCCCGAACTGCGCCATCAGGGCTGGGAGACCCTGCTCGCTCTGCGCGACGCCGGCGTGCACATCTGCATCCTCACCGACCACCCCGTGATCCCGCTTTACGGACAGATCGTCTCCGCCTCGCTGGCCGCCCGCGCCGGACTGACCGAAGCCGAAGCCCTGCGCTGCGTCACGCTGTCCAGCGCCGAGCACCTCGGCATCGAAGATCGCGTCGGCTCCATCGACGCCGGCAAGGACGCCGACCTCGTGCTGTGGAACGGCAACCCGCTCGACACCCGCTGCCACCCCGTCATGACCATGATCGACGGCAAAGTGGAGTACCGCGCGCTGTAA